In Monodelphis domestica isolate mMonDom1 chromosome 3, mMonDom1.pri, whole genome shotgun sequence, the following proteins share a genomic window:
- the LOC100030489 gene encoding cytochrome c oxidase subunit 6C-2, producing MSAPILAKPQLRGLLARRLRIHIMAAFVLSLGCATMYKFGVAEPRKKAYQDFYRRYDSMKDFEEMYQAGVFQYGK from the exons ATGTCTGCTCCCATTTTGGCAAAGCCACAGCTGCGAGGCCTTTTGGCTAGACGCTTGCGAATTCATATCATGGCAGCATTTGTTCTGTCCTTGGGATGTGCTACAATGTATAAG TTTGGAGTTGCTGAACCCAGGAAAAAGGCATATCAAGATTTCTATAGAAGGTATGATTCTATGAAAGATTTTGAAGAGATGTATCAAGCTGGTGTCTTTCAATAtggaaaataa